In the genome of Eublepharis macularius isolate TG4126 chromosome 10, MPM_Emac_v1.0, whole genome shotgun sequence, the window CGGGCCCCCTTTCAAACTTGGCCACTTCTGGCCAGCGCCTTCCCTCCGGCTGGGCAGTCGGCGTGGGAGCCCCGGACGTTTCCGCGGCCAGTTGGAGCAAGAGAAGGCTGGCGGCGAAGAGACGACGGTGGTCTTCGGGGAGGCTGCGCTGCGCCCCCTGCCCAGACCCACGGGGAGAAAAGCGCActccccttttctctctcctccttccgAATTCAGCATCAGACGCCGAAGGAATTCTGTGGAGAGCTCAAAAAGGTAGAGATGGGatgcaggtcaagccctgggcACTCAGGCAGCGGTCAGAAGACTTACTGAGCCAGGAATAGTTATATGGAAGTTGTCTGGGAGGAAATGTTTAAGGGGGCTGCAGCGCATTAATTTTTGCCTGCTGTCTCTGCAGCCCCCCTTTCTGCCATGATGGAATTGAAGGTAGCATCAGAATTcccaggaggtctcccattcagggACTGACCGGGATAgcttcagcaagcttccattcaACCTGTGTAGCATTTTTGCTGGTACGTTGCTACAGACCTTTGCTTACCTTGCATGCTCCGAATCTCTTCCGGCTTTCCCTGCCACCCCTCTTAAGAAGCCTCTCAGTTAATAATGGGACCGCTTTGCGAGGAAACTGTGTGGATTATTTTTGATGCGAGTGTTGCATGCAGCAAACATATATAAATTCAACATTTGGTTGAATTCAATTGGTTGACTCAGCTGAATGtgattccttttaaaaatggcttgGTTTGTTAATAGTGGATTGGATTGCTTTGCATTTAAAAACTGTAGCCTTTTTGCATTAACTCTCCTTTCTTAACAGTTCATCTTCCAGACTGGTAGCTTGTCTTCCTTCGAAGAATGTGTAAAGAGGCAGTCTTAATTTTCCTTATATGAAACTATGTTCtgttgaaatcaacaggcttggCTTTGAAGTAAATGTGATACGATGTTGTATGTGCGATGTTTGAATGTAAATGTTCCCTGTTTTGATGTATTTGAGATTCGCAGCAAAAACATTGTTTGAGGCAGAGGCTCCACTGAAATCTGGAGAACTGCTCCGGAGTTTAAGGATTGTAAGAAGCATGGCGGTCCCACACTGTAGTCCAGGAAGGGACAGCTGGAGGATCTTAGATGGGATTTTTAGCCACCACCCCATCAAATGTCCTCCAGCTTTCTCATCTTCAGCTTTTGTCAACCAAACAGAATTTCTTCTCTGCTAGTTTGTGTGTTGTTTCCCCCACCCCTGTGCAGACAAAAAATGCTTCCTCAGATGGAGCTCGGAAGAGTGTCAAAGATAGTAACATAAGGTGGCAAAAGAAATGATTTCAGCTGATCACTAAAAGAGGATGAAAAGCCAGAAGACGTGAGGGGAATGGAAAAAAAGGCAAAGTGATGTTGAAGAAACTCTTCAGTGgtcttgtgggggagggggggagaaaaagtCAAAACGATTACTTTCCCACTATGTGGATGTTGAGGTGAATGTGGGGATCTTTTAGATATCTGTTTAACGGATATCCTAGTTTTGTGCTTTGTTAGAATGTTATAGTTATTTAGCTGCTGTTAGAGCAATAGTGCACTCTCCAGCAAAGGACATCCCTTTGAAGCCAGTcagttatttattgcattttaaattccactctCCTTCTCTGGATTCAGGATGGTTTTCATGGATCCCCACAAATTGTCCTCAGAAACTTACAAAGGAAGTGAGAtagagaaaaaggagagagagagacttgcctGAAATGTCATACCCTGTGACTAGCTGGATGCGAAGGCATGAGATCCAtgatctcttgccttggaaacactGCAAGCAGCTCTGTGGAGGGGAGAGGGGTACCTGGGTGTGCAGCTCTGGATAGTTTTCCTAATCTGGaatccccccccttctttctcccagggGAAAAAAAAGCAACCTCagaggacaatttaaactggaaaaattgtgtgtggggggggaggggtttttaAGCCTCCTTCCCCAGCACTAGACTCCTGATCATATTCACCCCACCCTCTTCCTCTGGCCATTGTTAGCATTTTTCAAAAAGGGGAGACTTGATCACAGGGCCCCCACCATCCCCTTTCCTTGTACTCTAatagtgtgatcctaaacagagttacgcccttctgagcccactgacttcagtgaactCCATcaaggattgcattgttaagtcCTCACTTGCACACTAGGCATAGTGCCACATGGGCTTCTACTGTAATGGGATTCCTTTCTGAGTGCACGTGGTCTGGATCAGGCTGCAAGGGCCCGTTGCAGAACCTTTCACAATTTTGAGAACCTTTTAGTTTGGCTTATGCTACACCATTATAGTTGACCCTGGTTGACTCAGTGAAAAGCTGAGTGGTTATATTGGatgcagcactgctgctagagaagcaagtaaatgcagctgcaaaaaaggcctttttccaactccatctagcctggaagatggccccctaccctgACATGACCtatctagccacctggattcatgccacagtaacattgagactagactactataattcaccctacataggtcttccctcaaagtcaactgggaaattccagctggtgcagaatgctgtagctcgtttactctcaggagctagacaaaACATGCATGTCACGCCCATTCTGCCGTCATTCCATTGGTTttccatcagttaccgggctcaattcaaggtcatcatgactatcacattcaaagcctttcatggccttggccactCATATCTATGCAACCACCTCTCCCCCTGTGTtctgccacggcagcttcactcatctggacacGGCCTTCTGCAAATACGCCTTGccactgggcaaaatcaacagctgcccacatacgtgctttctctgtggtagcctgcctgaggaggtcaggaaagctctgcaaactatgcaagactatTCAGGAGGCTTTCTATCCCagttatagggctgtgtcataagatatagctcaaagagataccttggtaagggtcagggactatagactaggctattgagtactgtgtctgctgatgtagatacgctcctactgagtagtttgtCATTGCTAAAGaagtcatgttaattacttactcTTTAAtccagaaaggtttcatctatgtgtttagATTTATGTTCGTTTTCACatttgtggctaccataccctCTTGACATGTCTGTTTCCATTGAAAgccctgttgatcatattgtatttttgctctgtgaatgtcctagctattgattatactgTATTCCCTTGCAGtacgtaatccaccttggatctcagtgagaaaggtggactgcaaATAAACAACAACGGTGCATTTCTGAATACTCAGAGGCTAAGTGCTTTACGTCAGCAATGCTGTAAGGTGGCTTTATATTTGCATTTCAACCATCATGCACTTTTGTTTTAGCTGTCAACAGATACCATCAGTGTGAAGTGCATCCTTGGCCCTAAGACCTCCGCCGTTATTGCCACAAAAGCACAACTTTTCCAGCATGTCCAGAGATGTAATCCTTACAGCTTGAAAAGCCTCCACAAAGGTAATGCAGATCTGCTGGAGTGGCCAGTGATGTCCCATGAGAAAACGAAAGCTCCTTTTTCAAGTCAGTTGTGAAAACATTCTGAAGGAGCATCCATCTCCTTCGGGCTAAACCAAAGTATAAGGAGAAGGACAAATTAGGTACCCTTTGTAGCAGCTTACAAGTCTGATTCTAGCTGGGCAAGGTGAAGTGCTACTACAGCCACTGTTACTAGCAGAGTGGGCGAGCATGAACAGGTGGTAGCTCAGAGCAAGCTGAAGCTGAGAGTATGTTCAGGCTCTGGGGACTGGCCATGCACCGGATGCTGGTCCATACATGCTTCAAAACTGTTGTATAGACAGCAAGACAGGCACACTGTTAAAGAAATCAGCCACTTAACCACCTGAGTTTTAGTtgattaatttattacatttttgtaAATGTGCACGTGCATGATGAAACCAAGTGTTCCAATGAAGAATAACAAGTTCTTTATTTTTGCCGTCAGAATAACAGGAATGCAATGCAACAAGTAGTAGTTATCATCGGCAGGATCCAGGATCTTACTTCTGCTTCAAACCTGCTGTAACAAAGATTGTATTGCAGGATACACACGGTGGAGTTCCTCCACACAGAGCAGTTGGATGGCTGTAGATTCAGACAaaaggtccatctaatccagcagcccatttccaatctccaggaatccaGGTGCTACACAAATGATCCCTTGTTTTCCTGTTAATACTCAGCATTTATAACATGCTTCCAGCATTGAAAGGGCTTTACAAGCATCATCTTAGTGTTATCCTTCCaacagctaattttttttttgcagatggcTGGAGGAAGGCAGAGAGTGACTTGCTTAATGTTGCAAATTGTGAACTTCCCCATTCCTGGCTCGTTTCTCTTAGCCACTATGCAAGAACATCTTTGCAGCAGGAAAGTGGTGGGCTGTGTGCTGTCAGCAATAGTCAGACTAAAGAGACTTTTGCCAAGTGAATCTATGCCACTCTTACAAGGCAAGGCCCAGCATGACCTCTCTTAAAGTGGGGAAGAAAGGGTTCTACTAACGCGTGCACCCTGAGGCATGTCAACCAGCTTTATTCCATTCTCGGATTTTATACCATGACTTTTTGTGGTCCTCTTCCAGGAACGTACATGCACACAGGCAGCGTCCTATTCATTAGAGGGAGAGGCAGAGATGCTGTCCTCCTCAAAGCGAGAGAGGTTGTCTATTCTAGAGTATCTTAGACAGCCTGGCTGGGTTTCCTGCCAGGTAATGTGGCTTGGTAATAAGCCACAAGAGAGCCACAAACACTGTTCCCAACACAAAAGTAGTGACACTTTCACATATTGGTTGCCTTTAGGATGAGTGGTTAATGATGAACCGTGGGCCTCTTTTTAATCAACGGACAGCAGTTTCACAGTTTAATGAGTTCAGTTAATTGACTGACTATGCAAAAATGTCACAGCTCTGACAGATAGTTTAAGACAAAGACAGTCAACTCTTGTAATCTTGAATAATAAATAAGtggcatcaagtcacaaccaacttatgatgAACCCCTCGTGGGCAGACGTGGTTTGCCGTTGCCGCCTTCTGCACAGCAACCACAGTCTTCCTTGCAGGTCTCTCATTCAAGTACTGACTAGGACCGaccgtgcttagcttccaagctttgACTAGTCTGAACTGTGTATCCTCCATTTTGGGGGCTACTTTATTCTCCATGACAGTTTTTGTTACTCCTTTCATACCTGGTCCCTCTCAATAATAAATTTGGTGCCACCAAGCTTCACAAGCAGGACATTTCTTTGGAGATGTGTGCATCAGTCTTCCAAGTtcacacaaaaaaatcaaacTACTACAAGGCTGAAaatgagagacagtgtggtgtagtggctagagcgaAGGACTAGGCTCTGAGCAATCCAGATTCTGTTCCCtgttctgccttggaagcttgctggatgaccgtgggccagtcactctccctcAGCCTAGTCTGCCTCACACGATTGTTGTGAGGGgagaaatgaaggaggggagaacgacaaagctactttgggtccccgttgaggagaaaaggggatataaataaaataaaatgtaaaagaacaaataaaataaaaatcaagagTGGATGTATAgtatgggtgggggagggggaaattcttAACCCTTTCTCTTGTTGCCCTTTGTCTGCTTAAAATCACTCCCTGTTGCTTTTTCTCCCAATGAGAGCAAAATATGAACACCCCTCATTTTTTCTCACATGGATGAGAAAACAGgtgcagggagaggggggagagagagaactgaGAGAACTGAGGAAAGGATAAGAAGCCTCCCTTCCTGCTGGCTCTCCCCTGAATCTTGCAGCCTCTGGAACTTCATTAGGCTTTTACAAAATGGGGGGAATATGCTCAGGTATGTATAATCAGTATGCAGCCTAAGTATGGCCAAAAGAGAGACATAAACGTTAGAGAAAATAGTATGTCACAAACAGAACCCATGAACACAATTATCCTTATTAATGAAGTgggcagtgggaaggggaaataACATGCTTAGGACACCTTTATTAAAATTTGGGAGGGCCTTGGtgtgggggaaaggaggggggagagaaaattgCTTGGTATGTCATGCCTGTTCTAAAACAGACTAATCAATGCATGAATACGTATGTgtataaaaaaaatcctttgcaaTGTATGCGTCGGTTCcacaagcagcagcagagaagctTTGCAGCTCAGCCATTTGTATGGTATTCTAGCTATCCAAGCTAAAATATTTATGCTTTTCACAGTAAGCATAACACAGCCCCGTGACAATGGACTTAGCCTGAGGAGAGGTAGCTTTGATTTATTGGTCTTGCTGAATTACAACAGCTCCATTCAGAACTTGCTTATGGTGCTGTATGGGGCACTTCCATAGAAAGGAACGCCTTCCCCTGTTCTGCCACTGCTAGCAGAATGAGAAGGCAGTCATTAACACAGTTATACATGGCCTAGAAAATGACTCTGGGGTATCTGATGCTGTAGAATTACTGAAGGAAAGCAGGTGAGGAGTCCCTTGGATAGGATATCATGAGCCCCATATAAGAGTAGAATCTAGGTATAATAAACCCCTGGCTATGCATAACATCGACTGCTAGAAGTAACAGTGAATGTACCAAGGCATGTTTTCCTCATAAATTGCAAAGAATTCTCTGTGTAATCACTTGTTGAGAAAAGCTTTAGAGAATAGTCATAAAGCACTGACTAAGATTTGCATTCAGAGAAACCGTTGTGGGGAGATGTTCACAGAGGGTGGATCTAGGACACTTAGTGCCACGTGGTGGTTACTTCTAACCTCACTCTACAGAGGGTGCCATCGGCCTGTTGGCTGTATTGCAAACCCTGTGGTGAAGCTCTGCCGTTTTACTTTGGCTCCCTTGCAGAAATATGAGGGTGGCAAAGCTACGATGAGGTCAACTTCTCTGTATAGCCTCTGACTACAGCCTGGTGGTCTATGACTGTGGGGTGATTTGGCCACCAGCCTGTCGTGCTCCGTTTCCGTCTCCCCATAGATGCTCTTTTTTTCTCCTGACAGTTTGCAGCCATTTGCAGCATCAACAAATTATAGTTGGAAACAGGTGACGGATAACCCTGTGGTAGGGGTTTAAAAAACATGGCTGTTCTAAATGCAGAGTTTGTATTCACAACTAATGGCAGCCCCCTGTTTCCATAAGAAATACTGTACTTCTCTGTTTTTGTGGGCAACTGGAAACATGTTCAGAGGGACTGTGTTAAGTTTTTGGCTACTGTACTATATTAGTGCTTAGCAGTTGCAACTCTCTGGCACTCTGAGTAAGTTGCCAGAAGTGAAAAACAGAGGTATTGTTAACAAAAATGTCTTTAGGTACACTGGATTTACACTTCTTTAAAATACTTCTAGTTCTTTTCCCACTACTTTAGTGAGACGTGCTTAAGTCCCAGCTGGTTCAGCTCCTATCCGGCTTGCCAGCTGTGAGCAAGGAGTGTGGTATCCTCTGTGGTCATCCTTCAGGGCATTCTTGCAAGCCCATATCTTGAATCTTAGATAGGTTGAAACTGGAATGTTTCAACAAAATATTTAACATGAGTTAGGAAAAAAAAGTTTCACCTTTTCTTAGAGAGTCTACTCTAATACTATCCTTTTTCAATGTAAAGGCAGATGTGTGATTTAAGGTGTATTAATTCCGATAAACACCACAAGGAAGGATCTGGTCAGACTTTCTCTTTTGCCTTTCCTCGAAAAGTTCAGTATATTTCAAATATCCAAACAAAAACGTCACTTTCAGCGTGCTCCAAAGCCACAGGAACATCACCTCCtgttatttttaaatagtttctTGATTCAGTTTCAAAGTTAATGTATTACAGAAACATCCCACTCATGATTTCTGTTCTTTTAATGTTTATTatgagcaaggctttttttcagctggaatgcggtggaacagttacggaacctcttgaaaatggtcacatggctggtgaccacATGGctcacaatctaaactcccctctgtctggagatcagggggcggggccaccagccatgtgaccattttctccaagggcaacccactgagttccactacctcgtttcccagaaaaaaagccctgattatgaggCACAGTTTGTGCTGCTGGAAATGGCTGGTTCCTTATTCTGACCTTTAAAGAGGGAAAATTCTCCACATATTTTTACTGTTCAATTATGaatgtttttttgttttagatttccTGGATGGTAATAGATGTAACTGTCAGGTCATAGTCTGTCTGTTTCCAAGAGTCAGCTTAAAGGAGAAGGGGGTGCTGAAGAAGAGCTGTGTGCTCTTCTGATGGCTTCTAAAATTGCTAGGACGTCATCCTCACATTTCTAGAATAAGAAATGGTCTGTTGAGGGGGAGAAGGAAGTTTGGCCTTGAGAAGGGAGATCTTTCATATGCCAATCTGGAACAGCAGTATTGTCAGATAAAATCAAATGTGAGAGATGCCTGTTAAAGTGACATATATCTGAGGAACGTGGCTAGCAGGAGTTGAAATCTGGAAAGGAAAATTCTTTAGGCTGTCTGATATAATGATCATCATTAGGAACCGCAATTAGGCCATTATCTGAGCTCTACTGCCTATTGAACAGAATGGCTAATCCAGCCTTGCCATTTCCATGACAGACTGGAAGACAATTGTGCTGAAATCTAAGTTTCGCGCCATTGATCTAAACATAAACTTCCCCATTGACTTTTGTGGCCATGGTTTGCAAAATCAATACAAACATGGCTAAACGTTTATCACAAAAGGATGTTCTCAAATAGTAATGCTTTATCAGGGAGAATTTTGACTGTGAAGGAATGAACAAATAAACGGATAATATAAAGAAAGATCTCACTTAAATTCTCTAAAGTAAAGTACAGAGAAGGAGCATACCCGTGTTTCTATATGTTGATAAATATTCCAAGGGAAAAATTATGTACCCATATTATATAATACTCTTCTTTTTCATGTAGCATGAAAATGGTGCGTAGTGATTTACAAAGCACAAATGCTTCTGCTGAGCTTGCAATTGCAATTACAATGGGGAGATCCACCacaaagggaggaaagggagaggcAAGGCTAACAAAGGATGAACGCAAGATACGCAGTTATATGAGCTTAAATTTTGTGACTCGTTACTTGGTTCAGTCAACCCAATCCATACTGAATTTCCTTTTTAACCACAGTCATTTGGTCTAAATGAAGGGACATTTCTGAAATAATCCTTACCTGAGGATAGTTGTTGAGTAGATTTCTATTAATATATGAGAGTGGAACTACATGAGACTACTTCCCTGGGAAGTAtagtcttaaaaaaaaacttgcttgctcactcgctcgctcactcgctcactcgctcactcactcactcactcactcactcactcactcactcactcactggtGTTTGTAGAACTGACCTTTCAAATTGTGTGAACAAAGCTTGAGAATAAAGGGTGTTATTTGTAATTCAAAGATGGATTCAGAGAACTGGATTTTCTTCATGGAATATTGTCTATTGCAGTTGTAAAACTGGTGATGATGCAGAACTAGATTGGCTTGAGTAGTCCAAAAACATTTCCATATGGTCTCAGCCAGACCTGAAATGAtttggtttcccttcatcctcAAAATTCACGTCTGTAAAATTTAATGGTGAATGTTCCCCGGATATTCTTTCGATGTATGAATACATTGACATTAGGCATCCAGTGATTTTGAAGTACACATTTAATAGTATTTAACACTCAACAGTCCACATTTGACAGTATCAGAATACTGGCATGTACACAGTAATTAATAGTTGATGGCCTCTCTTAATGTAGCTTAGAGATGCATCAAAACTTCCTCCAAAGTGCCTTGAGTAATTTGTCTCACTGAACACAAACACCACATGTTCACGACATTTATGCTCAAACGGATGTGTGATTTGTGGGAAGGAAGACTTTTTCTATTTATTAGATGGCATGCTAatttgcaaatttatttatttaggggtttttttgcctcctgCATAGAACCTTCCCAAACAAGGGTATATATCATTTTCCTACTGACAATTATGAGTTACCTGCCATTCCTAATGTTTTCAAGCCGTTACTTGAAAGATTGGTATATTGCCCAACAGTCTCTGTACTCTGAAGTTTGGCAAAATGATTCATCCACTCCTGTAACCataatttcttttcttcttcctttcttgtTACCATATTGTTCTTCAGTGTCACATATCTTTGGAATCTTACTGGTGTTAATCCAAACTTTGGGTATCTCTTGTCTCTGGGCATGTGTTCATGCATTGACTAGAAATAAGATGCTTCTGCATTGGCTTGGTAGAAATTGAAGAACTTGGCTAGGGCTAAACGAGAATGAAAATCCTGGAGCCAACCATTTTCTGTCTTGCATTTGTCCCAGTATTTAGCCACTTCTGTATTTGCTAGGAGATACTCAGCTATGGCtcagagctggaaaaagagagATAAAGAAATAGAAATGGTCATGTGTAGACTAAGGTGACTGGAGGAGGCTTTTCTAAAGTGTTGAGTACTCTTCACAAAAATCACTCTGGAAAGCCAGTAATATTACTATGGCCATATGACAGATGAGACCGAGAGGTATTGGCTGCCTTGGGTAAATCATGACTCAGGTGATGTTTGAATCCTGGACTTCCCAAGTCTCAGTCTCTTAACAGCAACACGAGACTAACAGCCCCCATGATTTCTGCCTAGGTTTTCTGCAGTGCTTCACGTTTTCTTCAATTTAATGCACATATATGTATTTCTTGGTATTTCTCACAGGGAAATCTTTGACACATGTTCTGAACTGAGCTACAGAGAACATGGGGCCAATGGAAGGAGCCAATACTGAGGGGAACCAGTCAAGCCTAACTAGAATGGAACTATATGCCAGAATGAACTTGCTGGGCTTCACCATACCCTACAGTGATCTTCCCACTGGCTCAGAACGAGGGTTGAAGGACAGCACCAAGATGGTGGAGGTGCAGATCATCCTCATCTGTGCCTACTCAACTATTATCTTGCTAGGGCTGTTGGGCAACACCTTGGTGATTCATGTAGTGATCAAGTTCAAGAGCATGCGCACTGTGACTAACTTCTTCATCGCCAACTTGGCTGTGGCTGACCTACTGGTGAACACCCTCTGCCTGCCTTTTACCTTAATTTATACATTGCAGGGAGAATGGAAGCTCGGTCCCGTACTGTGTCACTTGGTGCCTTATGCCCAAGGCCTTGCGGTGCAAGTCTCTGTAGTTACTTTGACTGTGATAGCCTTGGATCGGCACCGCTGCATCGTGTATCACTTGGACAGCAAAATCTCTAAGCAAATCAGCTTTCTTATCATCGGGGTGGTCTGGGCTGGCAGTGCTGTGTTAGCCAgtcccttggccatcttccgggAGTATTTCTCCATTGATATCAGTCAGGATGTCAAGATGGTGGTCTGTGCTGAAAGCTGGCAGAGAGAAGGGAAAGTGAATTATGGCACCATCTACAGTGTCTCAATGCTCCTGATCCAATATGTTTTGCCTCTGGTGATCATCAGCTATGCCTATATCCGCATCTGGAGTAAGCTAAAGAATCATGTCAGTCCTGGAGCAGGGAACGATCACTACCATCAGAGACGTCAGAAGACCACCAAGATGCTGGTCTGTGTTGTGCTGGTGTTTGCGCTCTGCTGGTTGCCTTTTCACATCTTTCAGCTTGTCAGCGACATTTACAGTAAAGTGTTGGATCTTGCTGAGTACAAACTGATCTACACGCTCTTTCATGTCATCGCAATGTGCTCGACTTTTGCCAATCCCATCCTCTATGGCTGGATGAACACCAACTACAGAACAGTTTTCCTGACAGCTTTCCAGTGTGAACAGCGGATGGATTCCATCCACCCTGAAGCGTCCCCCGCACTTAAAACCAAGAAGAATCTGGAAGCGAAAGACAAGCATTGCAACGGGTCCTCGTTGTCACAGCCTACTAATGTCTGAGGAAGAAGTAaagctgcagaaagaaaggataaTTTGATAGAGATGTATTGTTGATGCATGTATGTCCTAACCTTACaaatggaggaagagataagAAAGTATCTCTTTTCATAGTTCCAAAAGATTGGGTCATTTGTCATTATCAGAGTTTCAAAGAAATACAAAAGATTTGATTTATGGTTGCTTACAATCAGCATTAGAAGGCGGTTCCCATTTAGCACAGAACTTAGCAACCCAAAGAAGCAAAGGTTCACTGCTTTTGACAAAAGTGaggtggagggaagggagggagggaagccgTCTGAATGCTGGGGCATAGCATAGTCAACGGTTGAAGCACCCTCTGGTGACAAAGATAGACATTTCTGTTTAAACTCACATCCCCCCACACGAAGAGGGTGCTTCAATAGGCAGTGAGCATTATGTGTTTTTTCTtgatttaaagaaacacaaacttcTTCCTCAAGTTAAAGCTAAGGTCAGAAAATGGAAAGAATAGACGGTAGTTCAAAGAACAAACTGCAGATTTAGAGCTTGGACTGCTATTTATGCCACTCTTGAAGGCTGTCTAATTAATGAC includes:
- the NPY2R gene encoding neuropeptide Y receptor type 2 — its product is MGPMEGANTEGNQSSLTRMELYARMNLLGFTIPYSDLPTGSERGLKDSTKMVEVQIILICAYSTIILLGLLGNTLVIHVVIKFKSMRTVTNFFIANLAVADLLVNTLCLPFTLIYTLQGEWKLGPVLCHLVPYAQGLAVQVSVVTLTVIALDRHRCIVYHLDSKISKQISFLIIGVVWAGSAVLASPLAIFREYFSIDISQDVKMVVCAESWQREGKVNYGTIYSVSMLLIQYVLPLVIISYAYIRIWSKLKNHVSPGAGNDHYHQRRQKTTKMLVCVVLVFALCWLPFHIFQLVSDIYSKVLDLAEYKLIYTLFHVIAMCSTFANPILYGWMNTNYRTVFLTAFQCEQRMDSIHPEASPALKTKKNLEAKDKHCNGSSLSQPTNV